DNA from Plasmodium cynomolgi strain B DNA, chromosome 12, whole genome shotgun sequence:
GATCaggcaaaaacaaaaataagcGAAGGGGCAGATAATAGGTCGGATGGCAGCGAGTTGGAGAACAACAAGGCGGTtgacaaaaagggaaacgcAGATAAAGGAATAGATCAAATGTTaagtaagaaaaatatgaaagggTGCCAATCTAGCGGGGAAGCGAGTATCCCCCCAGACAGAGAATACTTTCTCAATTTGAACAAAAGggtgataaaatatttttacgaaaGGGGAAACAGTGATGCAGTTAGCATGTACGTGTTGGTTAAAAATGCGTCCAATGAAATgtttaaaagggaaaaagaggaaaggggggaaaatggggaaacTTTGCAAAGGCAGCAAAGAGAAGAACGCGATGGGGGTAAGAAGTggacaaaaaaggtaaagaatAAAAGTGTAAACATTCTCAAAGTTGAAGAAGGGGAATACTGCCTAAAACcacatgagaaaaaaaaaatccttttatattttctagtGAATCATTACGGATACCACGAAATGAACatgaacataattttttacatgggTAAGTAtatgctggaaaaaaaagttaggaGGAGAATATTGACCAAGTGCAAAGGAATCGAAATAAGTAGAGACTCTTTCGTCTTCCGCAATAGTTACTCCCATTACTGTTTTTGCAACATGGTGAAAATTGAAAACTTAGATAAAGACTTAAAACTGATGAAGTTGGGTCAGACATCTGAGAAGAAGTGCGGGTTCGTCACCTTGTATATGCTTTATTTGTCtgcctttaaaaataagggcaaaaaaaggagcataatGAAACGCGAGGATCTGCTTAACCATTTCAGGAGAAactttcttttatttttagaaaatgaaatagaCAAGAGTTGTGTTAAGCAGGAGGGTGACGGGTATCAATGCGACTTGTGCAGGTGTTCCTTTAAATACGATTGTTGCATCCACTTTTTTGAGAGTAAATTTTTGGCATGTACCGATGGACATGGCTATTCTTACCAGTTTGGTCAGGAAAAATACATAgtggaaaatggaaagatgGCTAGTATGATGGAAGAACCTTCTCGTTGCCACCACCTTAGTGACAACTTGCAAGGAATTTACAAATATCACGCGGAAAAAGatttgtatatacataacGGAAAGGCAGAGTTTGCGGCGCACCTCTTGATGTACCCATCCAATTTGTTATTGCTTCCGTTAAGAGAGAcggtttttctctttttcgtctTCCTCCCACATGCGGGAAGTATAAGTCCCCTCCTCAGCGTAATGCAAAGAGGGAGAGGCAAAGCGAGAGAGGCAAAGCGAGAGAAGCAAAGCGAGATAGGCAGCGCTGCATGCACAGTGGGGCATTTCTGATGCCCAGCGAGCGGCTAAGAAGTGACACAAAAGTGGCTAAACAAAACGTTGTCATCATTTGTATTAGTGCCCATTGGGGCCTTTAAGTGGGGACCCCCATTTGCCCCTTCTCTTTCGCGCCCCCGCTTAACGGCTCACTCCTTCCAATTTTCCCTGCAGATAAATTGGAACGCATTTCGAAGAGACATCTTAATTGAGGGAgagtgcaaaaatggaagtgtaaaaataaaacatgacAAAAAGTTACGCATTACTAACCCTGCTGACACGAAGAGGGGAAAGAATTACGTAGGAATATGCAGCGACACATTCCACgtgaaggtaaaaaatttaaacgaGTTAGACATTTCTTATGAACTGTGCCAAGTGGGTAACAACGAATTTGAAtataattatcataaaaaggAGTATGTGGTGGTTTGGAATTGTACTCCCAAGTTGGATTACTACTATGAAGACTTCTACACCTTTGCGAAGGTTAATAActtgaaaaggggaaaggacaagggttttttttatcaaaatggggaagaattaaaagaggaaaatcCCTCCTGTGCTATGAAAAACAGCGTAGAATATATGAAGGGGGGTCCCCTTTTGAAAGGAGAACATTCCATGGAAGAAGATAGGCCAATACACGGCTGTGTCATCATGGCGGATTGTCACTCAAATGAAGTAAAGGGAAATCAAAGCAAAACGCATGAATTTAGATTACTGCTCTTTCACGATGATGACACAACGAAAgataacaattttgtaaaattgaaatttccAGTAAAATTGAACTATTTTCATTATCGAGAAGTTATAAAAGTGTCTTGTTATTTTTCCAGACACACATTTGATTTTGTCCTAATTAGAGAAGAAGACTTATTGCTATCTTTATTTAGCTATGTCAAAATGGTTGTTTGTGAGGGGGGATGGTGCAAAAAGGGGTCCATTACTTGTGTAGGAAATGAGATAGAAGGGGAGAAGGGAACGAAGACAAACTCGACAGAATCGTTTGTAAACGAACTTATGGACGAACTGCACtttataaaaagagaaaaaaaggatgaccaAATGTGTGGGGAAACAATCAATGAATATTTCAAGCAAATGAAGaagttttttcctcccaaTTTTGATGAAGATGTGCTGGCAGagtttcaaaattttgtgctCCAAATGGAGTCAACATTTGAAGCAAAGGAAATGGCATGtgagaaaataaacacaggggaaaaacacacacatggtGTGGATGGAAgaagggaaggagaaaaacctTCCGATGAAATAATTCACCAGGGAGGTTTAAGTGCGGATGGTGATTTCTCCCATGATAAAGGTGAATATACAAacagaagggaaaataaaggGATGGAGAAACTTGTGTGGGTACATAAACTCCTGCACGGTTTGAACAATAAAGTCGATTACAATTTTATCGATTTTGTGAGGAGGAATAAGCGCGAAATGGACTTTAAGTACGAACGGGGGGAAATCACAGGGGTGCACGACGTCGTAGGTGCGGGGGAGGCGGATGTGAAAAAGAGGcgagaaggggggaaattgAAGAGGGAGCAGATGAACAGTGTAAAACGAGACAAAATAAACGCAGCAAAAATGGACGAAGAGGAGAAATGCCACCCTTCAGATGAAGCCACAAACTTATTCAAAAGCTACTTATGCGAActgaataaagaaaatggcaccatatatataatagtaaGCAACAAGAACAAATATGACCTTCGCCTGAATCTGCGTTCGCCCGCGCACATAAATGATAGCATAAATGAAGCATTCCACTTGTGCATAGATAATTTAATTATGAGGAAGGAGTGGCCAGGGATTTCCCGTTTTGTAAGTGAATACAAATTGGGTAAAGGAGAAAGTGCGCGTTGTAAGGCGGTCAATTTAGATAGCGTGAATTGTGGAAAGTACAGCAAATTAAAACACTTAAGCGCTGCATATTtagggaaaaacgaaaaaaaggaagaccaCTATTATCAGTACTTGAGTAACGTTCTACGCGAAAAGAGGGAATACTGTTTTGGCTTAAgaaataacttttttgtgGACTTTTTCCAATTCGAAAATGTATTAAGTTCCATGAAAAGTTCCTTTATAAAACTACACTTGCATGCAGACAATGTCAATTTGTATGAGGATAAAATTACGTTGAATTTGAGCAAAAGCGAaagttttcaaaatatttattgacTCCCAAATTAAATCGCTGCACTTGTTGAGTCCACACagggaaacgaaaaatggcgataaatgcatttttgttaattctatttttataaataaggaaatttttaaaaaattcgaagAACTAAAGAGAAACAATaaagatgaagaagtagACAAAATATGCGAGTgttttgaagaaatattaaaaccGCAGGAAatcaacatttttaactCGTCTAATTTGAGGAAAAGGGTCCATTACACTTTCAGCAAAATTTATCACATTAGGAATGAAAAgaggggaagaggaaaaaaaggtgtagcAGAAGGGGAAGTATCGGCACAAAGGGGGTGTaaaggagagaagaagaTTGACGAAGATTCAAATGAAAGATATGAAAACCGATGCGGGGATGGTGAGACAACGGAAGATTCCTCCCACTCGTCCGACGCCGCAGGCATCGCAGACATTGCAGATATGGCTGATGAAGGGAGCGAAATCAGAATTGAGTGCGCGAACAAGTATATGGATAAAAACGAGAAAACAAAGGTGAAACTATTTTTGGAAAACGTTTTACATAAAGAAGGGAAACActtatacaaaattgattGCAATTATAGCTATGCCAATCTAATGGATGCCACCTCTGAAGTTAAAAGTGAATCTGCTTGCGATgctttaaatgaaaaattaaagaagttGCTCTCTCTGCAGTTTTACCTATCGGTTAATGTGGAAAAGCCGAGAATCACGCTACTACATAACAgtaaaatgtaattaaaagAGGCAATTTTAGTAGATAAGGACGCGTATCGAAAGAAGTACGCCAAGGGGAAGGATAAACATACACATGAGCGTGCGCGTAAATTCGAAtagacatatacatgtagACAAGCGTAGACCCCATGGCATCTCCTACAGTGACAATTTAAGCAGTTAAATGGACACCTATTAAAAACACATAGCACATATGAACACcgttttttgcttcattcatttcgctttttttcttattttttggtAGCTCTTACGACAAGAGAGTAAAATTCGATTTGAATTATTTCAACAAAAAGGCGTACAAAAGAATTgataaaatgtacaaaagCCAAGTGATTAATGACATATTATATGAAGACGTGAACGAAGTAAATGAATACTTTGATCAGGTTTTTTTGAGAAACAAAAATCTGAAGTTGTATTTTTGCAATCAGCAGGACATTCCTTTTTACTCGTACATATACACGAAAAAGTTCcttcaaataaaaagtgtCTACATAGATCACGAAGAGTTTGACCATTCCAACAcgaaaattgtaaaacaAATGCGCACCATATAAGTCATTACTGCTTTGTCAGTTTTGTATGAATTCGTATTTTTGTTTGTGTTGCACGTTGGGGAGTCCACGAAGGAATTGCCCTCGCGACTACATGgatgtgtatgtgcatatatggatgtgtgtatgtatatgtgagTATACATACCCACGTTGCACGTTCGCGCCCCCTTTTCAGTACCACATTAAGAGCAAAGTTAAGGTCTGCGTAAAGCTAGAAGTAGATGAGCTGAAGCTGAAAAATGAACTAAAAAACAACCCAAGTCGTAATTTGCCcctgaaaaataaaatagagaAAAAGTACATACAGGAAGATTTTTTAACATTCCAATATTTAACAAGTAAAAGGCAACAAATGTTTTGTGTCGAATGTCATTATAACGTGCCCTTTTTAATCATCAAAGAGAACCAGCACATATTTCGAGAGTTTAACAacttgaaaaggaaaaatcagAAAATCGAAAATTGCAGAGAGCTGAACGAAATTGAGAGCAACCTTTCtgacaaaataaaggcagggaaaataatatatagcgAAATTGAAATGAGGAACAGCgtctattttatttctatcaGCTTTAGTGAATTAAAGATGTACAAACTTTGTCTGTTTTTGTTTAACACGACGAGAATTCCGGCCACATGGGCCGTAAAGGAGGACGACCCACCCAGCGGAGTActacttggaaaaaaaaaggaaaaaaatacgaaaaaagaaaggacgaaaaaacaaaactttTCCTCTTGCAAATATAATGCTGAAACGTTCACACATAgaaatctccttttttttttttttttttccttatttttacGAAGCAGAATTCTTACTCTTTAAAAGGCGCCGATAACAAAGTATTTCACTTCAGTAAAACGAAAGACATCCTATTTGGAAAAACGTACGACATGCATGACGTGAACCTTGGAAAAGACGAAAACTGGAATAAcccttttctgtttcccGATTACATTATAGTAACATTCACgtaagtcttttttttttttcttagtaCTACTTATCTTCCcgcattttaattatacatGGATGTAAACAATGCTACGTGCACATTTTTCGCCTTATCGACGCAGGCCAACCAGCAAGAGCGacgtaacaaaaaaatactgCATTGACGTGGCCGATGGCGAAGAGAtagatttttatttaaagggAGTTTATATAccaaaaaatgatgaacaaacgaaaaacagttaaaattttgtgaggggacaaaaaaattaaactaaattaaattaaagagcaaagggggggaaatcagaaggggagaagtggtAGGGTGGAGAAAAGGCAACGTGGCAAGTGACCATGTTGCGAAGTAGGCAAAATGACCACCATGGGATggctagctttttttattattcaaaaaagctttgcacacaaaataaaaaaaaaaaaaaaaaaaaaaaaaactagctATTTAGCTGCGAatgtagcaattttttttttttttgttggcaTTGTAAAAATAACCCATTCCTGTTCACAGTTTTATAGACGCGACGAATCTTCATTGGTGACCACCAACTGGTGGATAAAACAAAACCGTTTTGGGTGGCCGATGGAGCAAACTTCTTACCAACGTATTCGCCTTATTAATTCTTAaccttttctttgttttttacttttttgatCAGTTGAGTCCTTTTTCGTACTGTCTCCATTTTGCGGGTAGTGGGCCATGGATGGCCCAGGCAGAattttattgtaaatattatgaatataaCTGTAGacgtcttcctccttcttattggttttcttattcttcgtgttttttttattttcatttaatgtgtgttcatttatttcttcgtcAATTGAGCCAAAAAGATCTGGTCTGTTAATGACAAAAAGAGATAAATTTCCTTCAATGTCTTCAAGGGGAGTGAAGGATGCTTCCttctttgccttttcatATAGCTTATCTTTCTGTTCTTTCCACTGCGGATCCAATAATAACGTTTTCAAATGTTTCGTCATATCGTTGATGTCAATTGGTTGATTTGTGATTGGGCACAAGTGCATGTTTTGATTGTTTAGGCGAtgtttttttgatttttcgtAATTCTTTACAACTATGATTCTTTCTTCATTatcatcgtcgtcatcgTCTTCCTCGCCGACCTTCCTCTCCGCAGCTTGCTCTTCATCTAATGTGTTATCGCCTTCTGCGCCATTAATTTcttggttcattttttttccttttagtCCCTGTTTAACGTATTTTTTACCCGCaacgttttccttttcttgggAGCTATCTAAGGATTCCTCTTCGTATCCATTACTATGATGTTTGTCTCTCATTTTAATTCGTCCCATCCCTTTTTCGTAATATTCCTCCTCTCCTGTTTGATCGGTATACTGCTTATCCGTATCTGCATCAAATGTTTCATTGTCCATTCGTTCCATCATGTCGTCATCTGCGTAAACTGTTTTGTTTACATTGCTATCATGATAAGagatgtttttaattttttccaaatttgtGTACTTTTTATCCGTATCGAATAGCTGACTTAGGACATAATTTTCGACATTGTTAAAGTCAATGGACTGGGGAAGATAATCGTCATTTTCGTCAAAGTTAATTGTTTCCACAACGGAGAAGTTTGTCCAATCGTAGAAGGTatcacattttgttttttgctccatttttctttcttcttcttccttctttttcatattaaaattgtaaacacTGTACGAGTAGTTTATAATGTCGCTTTTGTTCGtggagtatt
Protein-coding regions in this window:
- a CDS encoding hypothetical protein (putative); translation: FYIKNEGQETNVLILPRKLFSFYEKKEKIEREENILNLLIKKKEDSREVPQMGENNEAGEIIQVKEKEDTYYTFNNVKSYSRNFLYLYQNLANNFEKLYFENILQDCYYLNLKREEEKVVTFAFRSGKIGVYEKDYLIVTDIECDFGELVDKRKCDFLNWNQMNVFPFCVKALVEPLLLNLVHINGNNPGECYERKVAEYLQGGRRDNLSYFFYSTSLHSISFPDIQVNSGYSVAEVEVLNNGLIDLKVSCSIYVKANSEREEKQTILDKEDKGMYYYNEVFDVTCPHLLYDKVAEGKSSPKEEERKKEKRKKKKMCPVYIYPNNFTLSYKKRQKVYIIFKPQEKHENYKNYCFLLVIKNLSKGSDISIGDLLEIQKNGGEENGGFPLVCVRENKIIKNKKWNQRFENDISKYEDSSSPEGGTCSSYSEISQDESLKKKQNKKKSYFGKKNRKKKFVAFCMNVYANIVKPNVHVKTKKLTKCLLLNPLHLYKTSFTIKNGSDFYVNYCFENLIHLDGLSKGGKGISFEKHSGVVDGENTNALKGEEKETPIRDGILDDVAESKRKEDDPFADKEAYKICYYNYVDVLRDIRSAKKGGEKSITESRSRSGRSSADQAKTKISEGADNRSDGSELENNKAVDKKGNADKGIDQMLSKKNMKGCQSSGEASIPPDREYFLNLNKRVIKYFYERGNSDAVSMYVLVKNASNEMFKREKEERGENGETLQRQQREERDGGKKWTKKVKNKSVNILKVEEGEYCLKPHEKKKILLYFLVNHYGYHEMNMNIIFYMGKYMLEKKVRRRILTKCKGIEISRDSFVFRNSYSHYCFCNMVKIENLDKDLKLMKLGQTSEKKCGFVTLYMLYLSAFKNKGKKRSIMKREDLLNHFRRNFLLFLENEIDKSCVKQEGDGYQCDLCRCSFKYDCCIHFFESKFLACTDGHGYSYQFGQEKYIVENGKMASMMEEPSRCHHLSDNLQGIYKYHAEKDLYIHNGKAEFAAHLLMYPSNLLLLPLRETINWNAFRRDILIEGECKNGSVKIKHDKKLRITNPADTKRGKNYVGICSDTFHVKVKNLNELDISYELCQVGNNEFEYNYHKKEYVVVWNCTPKLDYYYEDFYTFAKVNNLKRGKDKGFFYQNGEELKEENPSCAMKNSVEYMKGGPLLKGEHSMEEDRPIHGCVIMADCHSNEVKGNQSKTHEFRLLLFHDDDTTKDNNFVKLKFPVKLNYFHYREVIKVSCYFSRHTFDFVLIREEDLLLSLFSYVKMVVCEGGWCKKGSITCVGNEIEGEKGTKTNSTESFVNELMDELHFIKREKKDDQMCGETINEYFKQMKKFFPPNFDEDVLAEFQNFVLQMESTFEAKEMACEKINTGEKHTHGVDGRREGEKPSDEIIHQGGLSADGDFSHDKGEYTNRRENKGMEKLVWVHKLLHGLNNKVDYNFIDFVRRNKREMDFKYERGEITGVHDVVGAGEADVKKRREGGKLKREQMNSVKRDKINAAKMDEEEKCHPSDEATNLFKSYLCELNKENGTIYIIVSNKNKYDLRLNLRSPAHINDSINEAFHLCIDNLIMRKEWPGISRFVSEYKLGKGESARCKAVNLDSVNCGKYSKLKHLSAAYLGKNEKKEDHYYQYLSNVLREKREYCFGLRNNFFVDFFQFENVLSSMKSSFIKLHLHADNVNLYEDKITLNLSKSESFQNIY
- a CDS encoding RNA binding protein (putative) encodes the protein MEKATVKGSLFDDDVDVKDYDVMRRRLDFLEGEMTMPPTSMKSVIDKTAAFVKKNGKIFEQKIYKEKEKQFSFINPSHPYFYYYQYKLHELFIGAEEKSLVPKAILEIKKREDLNKASNNEHILKICDFIKEDNKQEKNKIIYAINDQSNQEIAQEKEEKIECLLPNDDIINKLKKYSTNKSDIINYSYSVYNFNMKKKEEEERKMEQKTKCDTFYDWTNFSVVETINFDENDDYLPQSIDFNNVENYVLSQLFDTDKKYTNLEKIKNISYHDSNVNKTVYADDDMMERMDNETFDADTDKQYTDQTGEEEYYEKGMGRIKMRDKHHSNGYEEESLDSSQEKENVAGKKYVKQGLKGKKMNQEINGAEGDNTLDEEQAAERKVGEEDDDDDDNEERIIVVKNYEKSKKHRLNNQNMHLCPITNQPIDINDMTKHLKTLLLDPQWKEQKDKLYEKAKKEASFTPLEDIEGNLSLFVINRPDLFGSIDEEINEHTLNENKKNTKNKKTNKKEEDVYSYIHNIYNKILPGPSMAHYPQNGDSTKKDSTDQKSKKQRKG